Proteins from a single region of Trichoderma asperellum chromosome 3, complete sequence:
- a CDS encoding uncharacterized protein (EggNog:ENOG41~SECRETED:SignalP(1-19)) codes for MTKLAVVGAALSLAAITRALVLPEAAVNQAPLGGPRGPDEVSDLHNVIFGSHHLDSDDEGRSAAEGFFNAVSSIRGHIHEDFSQAVADLVGLGYTGDHFGRPAGHGHHDDSSLTIYELISKSKYTTKFAKLVDDHPSVVELLNSTNGNSNYTLFVPLDKAFEDIPDDHKKPSKKVVEDALRYHIGLGEYPARRILHTYTLPTAHDEDLLGGEPQRLRTSVSLGGVKVNFYSKVVAADIVAKNGVIHAVNHILVPPPYIGRIITLFPDRFSTLLLAYEKTDFVKFIHGVNLKGSTVFVPTNGAFNWLGPKANAFLFNTNKGRKYLKAILKYNIVPNATLYTDAFYDKRDSEDGESEIEKRSHEHFDLPTLLGDAHISVDIARVFGFASIKVNGFSRVVVPNGVGKNGVIQVVNRVPLPPHKGHRHHHSEEWGEIEVNDLIKRLEPYI; via the exons ATGACCAAGCTCGCTGTAGTCGGCGCTGCTCTGTCGCTGGCCGCCATAACCCGCGCTCTGGTGCTACCCGAGGCAGCCGTCAATCAGGCACCGCTGGGCGGACCTCGTGGTCCAGACGAGGTCTCAGACTTGCACAATGTGATATTCGGGTCCCACCACCTGgacagcgacgacgagggACGCAGCGCGGCCGAGGGCTTCTTCAACGCCGTATCAAGCATCCGCGGGCACATCCACGAGGACTTTAGCCAGGCCGTGGCCGATCTCGTCGGGCTTGGCTACACGGGAGACCACTTCGGCAGACCCGCCGGCCACGGCCACCACGACGATAGCAGCTTGACGATATACGAGCTAATCTCCAAGAGCAAGTACACCACCAAGTTCGCCAAGCTAGTCGACGACCATCCTAGCGTGGTGGAGCTGCTAAACAGCACCAACGGCAACAGCAACTACACCCTCTTTGTGCCGCTGGATAAGGCTTTTGAGGACATCCCGGACGACCACAAGAAGCCTAGCAAGAAGGTGGTTGAAGACGCGCTGCGCTACCACATCGGACTGGGCGAATATCCTGCGAGGAGGATTCTGCACACCTACACGCTGCCAACCGCCCATGATGAAGACTTGCTGGGTGGTGAACCTCAGCGTCTTCGCACCTCTGTGAGCCTTGGCGGCGTAAAGGTCAATTTCTACAGCAAGGTGGTTGCTGCTGACATA GTTGCCAAGAATGGTGTTATCCATGCTGTGAACCATATCCTCGTTCCGCCCCCTTATATCGGCCGAATCATCACTCTGTTCCCTGATCGTTTCTCGACCCTGCTGCTAGCGTATGAGAAAACCGATTTTGTCAAGTTCATTCACGGCGTCAACTTGAAGGGGAGCACCGTTTTCGTCCCCACCAACGGAGCCTTTAATTGGCTAGGCCCCAAGGCAAACGCCTTCCTCTTCAACACTAACAAGGGTCGCAAGTATCTCAAGGCCATTCTCAAGTACAACATCGTGCCTAACGCTACACTTTACACCGATGCATTCTACGATAAGAGAGACAGCGAAGACGGAGAATCCGAAATTGAAAAACGGTCGCACGAGCATTTTGATCTGCCAACTCTACTTGGTGACGCGCACATCAGCGTTGATATCGCTCGCGTTTTTGGTTTCGCTTCAATCAAGGTGAATGGCTTTTCTCGGGTGGTTGTGCCCAACGGCGTGGGCAAGAATGGTGTTATCCAGGTTGTCAACCGAGTCCCTCTCCCCCCACACAAAGGCCATCGCCACCACCATTCAGAGGAATGGGGTGAAATCGAAGTCAATGACTTGATCAAAAGACTTGAGCCCTATATTTGA
- a CDS encoding uncharacterized protein (EggNog:ENOG41~SECRETED:SignalP(1-26)): protein MRTSIHIYFTITNFLSLLSFLPIALAATSPISNKPHARLLAQLPPSSLFQDASIQVAAAVEQCRPGELVCNDGCMPLRAECCPDGDGYCKQGNACVIDGCCPFGKICDGRIVCDLGEEPCGDKHCMPNGAVCCPNGSYCRAGEECFQNGFEHYCQHAGSNTTKGTKTSSISKATSSHDQSTTRDLTSAKTSHEETSLPASTSTSASTSSKTSSSDHETNKPVVLPTLHLPSESSTSSFVEVPSTTSSRAPEPTTSASNDNATTAVKAPGVKLTLALVLILMAVIGL, encoded by the coding sequence ATGAGGACATCTATTCATATCTATTTCACCATCACcaactttctctctctcctaaGCTTCTTACCAATAGCTCTCGCCGCCACAAGCCCCATCTCAAATAAGCCTCATGCACGGCTCTTAGCCCAGCTACcgccctcctctctctttcaagaTGCCTCCATCCaagtcgccgccgccgtcgagcAATGTCGCCCAGGAGAACTAGTCTGTAATGACGGCTGCATGCCCCTTCGCGCAGAATGCTGCCCCGACGGTGACGGATACTGTAAGCAAGGGAATGCCTGCGTCATAGACGGTTGTTGTCCCTTTGGGAAAATATGCGACGGCCGGATCGTCTGTGATTTGGGCGAAGAGCCTTGTGGCGACAAGCATTGCATGCCTAACGGGGCTGTCTGCTGCCCAAATGGATCATACTGCCGTGCTGGAGAGGAGTGTTTTCAGAACGGCTTTGAGCATTATTGCCAGCATGCCGGAAGCAACACCACCAAAGGAACGAAGACAAGCAGCATCTCCAAAGCAACGAGTTCCCATGACCAGAGCACTACGAGGGACTTGACATCGGCTAAAACTAGCCATGAAGAAACTTCACTGCCAgcatcgacatcgacatcgGCATCGACATCCTCGAAGACCTCCTCTTCCGACCATGAGACCAACAAACCAGTAGTGCTCCCAACGCTTCATCTCCCTTCAGAATCGTCAACTTCGTCATTTGTGGAGGTACCGTCAACTACTTCTTCACGAGCACCTGAGCCAACCACTTCTGCATCAAACGACAATGCCACGACTGCTGTGAAAGCGCCAGGAGTAAAGCTTACTCTGGCATTGGTGTTGATATTGATGGCCGTTATTGGTttgtaa
- a CDS encoding uncharacterized protein (EggNog:ENOG41): protein MPDMLRKKEAFTLVTPIPGFIPRQLAIDILHSHSEVITLNPLVLGHKPIPAPRNAAADEFYSTWYEIEERIQVVPGMGKIGAGKIKFNGCFHDMPWGLQTHIYAPMNIDLRNKYRICGNQPGVEPPETREIGLESLGAPADGLYLREDIEFKCNIAMVSFVKSQLKAANREMVQRIIKKAELLDAGVLQAMMEDGKLKTVNPNDRSVTPAVGSMQDPRRRSSYAQSPQYGQQSPQLAQASQMPPSYSPGYPQHAYPAPSQTPQLQDPRQSVYQQQPQQSMYASPPIPPKEQMVIMELPGDFPPQASPGLYSSPLPSPGYRPASGSSNDPRWSQAQPSPGLVNPLRLSTVSQLSTSSAGQPHGFVSELSTHNEKSEY from the coding sequence ATGCCCGACATGCTTCGCAAGAAAGAGGCGTTTACGCTGGTGACGCCAATCCCGGGCTTCATCCCGCGGCAGCTGGCCATCGACATTCTCCATTCCCACAGCGAAGTCATCACGCTCAACCCGCTTGTGCTCGGCCACAAGCCCATCCCAGCGCCTCGtaatgccgccgccgacgagTTTTACAGCACCTGGTACGAAATCGAGGAGCGCATCCAGGTTGTCCCTGGAATGGGCAAGATCGGCGCCGGCAAGATCAAGTTCAATGGCTGCTTTCACGACATGCCTTGGGGCCTGCAGACTCACATCTACGCGCCCATGAACATCGACCTGCGCAACAAGTATCGCATCTGTGGCAACCAGCCCGGAGTCGAGCCGCCGGAGACTCGCGAGATCGGCCTGGAAAGCCTAGGAGCCCCCGCCGACGGCCTCTACCTCCGCGAGGACATCGAGTTCAAGTGCAACATTGCCATGGTTTCCTTTGTCAAATCCCAGCTCAAGGCTGCCAACCGCGAGATGGTTCAGCGCATTATCAAAAAGGCCGAGCTCCTTGATGCTGGTGTTCTTCAAGCCATGATGGAGGACGGCAAACTCAAGACAGTCAACCCCAATGATCGCTCTGTCACGCCCGCAGTTGGCTCAATGCAAGATCCTAGAAGACGATCTTCCTACGCACAAAGTCCACAGTATGGACAGCAAAGCCCGCAGCTTGCGCAAGCGTCTCAGATGCCACCAAGCTACTCTCCAGGGTACCCCCAGCACGCTTATCCTGCTCCCTCCCAGAcgccgcagctgcaggaTCCGCGCCAATCTGTGTACCAGCAGCAACCCCAGCAGAGCATGTATGCGTCGCCTCCAATTCCACCCAAGGAACAAATGGTTATCATGGAGCTTCCAGGCGACTTCCCTCCCCAAGCTTCTCCTGGTCTCTATTCATCCCCACTGCCCAGCCCGGGATATCGCCCAGCCTCGGGATCGTCAAATGATCCTCGATGGTCACAAGCCCAGCCAAGTCCAGGGTTGGTCAATCCTCTCAGGTTGAGCACCGTGAGCCAACTTTCTACAAGCAGCGCAGGCCAACCCCATGGCTTTGTAAGCGAGCTCTCGACACACAATGAAAAATCAGAGTACTAG
- a CDS encoding uncharacterized protein (EggNog:ENOG41), which produces MSKMEYPEDASSSHPMDTPSETTIHDAWDGRNYSVPWPGGVYRIFEKGTENVIALKSHNLCLRDVAEKHNGYDLWLCVEANGYFGFFNPKSGTYLGHNGKRDEIYASAVKFKSWECFTPRSHPEGGYQLLTPYYESTLKMVSVADDGRSLVRRPHGTTLWQFEKVSKY; this is translated from the coding sequence ATGTCTAAAATGGAATATCCCGAAGACGCCAGCTCTAGCCACCCGATGGATACACCAAGCGAAACTACTATCCATGACGCTTGGGATGGCCGCAACTACTCAGTGCCCTGGCCCGGCGGTGTCTACAGGATCTTTGAAAAAGGCACCGAGAACGTAATCGCTCTCAAAAGCCACAATCTCTGCTTGCGCGACGTTGCAGAGAAGCACAATGGATATGATCTCTGGCTCTGCGTCGAGGCAAACGGCTACTTTGGATTCTTTAACCCCAAGTCGGGCACATATCTAGGCCATAACGGTAAACGGGATGAGATATATGCATCTGCAGTAAAGTTCAAGAGCTGGGAATGTTTCACGCCGAGAAGCCATCCTGAGGGTGGATATCAGCTGTTGACGCCATACTACGAGAGCACGCTGAAGATGGTGTCTGTTGCTGATGACGGCCGTAGCCTTGTTAGGAGGCCTCATGGGACGACCTTGTGGCAATTTGAGAAAGTGTCAAAATATTGA
- a CDS encoding uncharacterized protein (EggNog:ENOG41~MEROPS:MER0036075): MSSPQRLSNYAAFTRPETGISQIGHLDVEKGTIQPLSLLSGYSIKDLYQVIEAGPLQITASGPALPLSSVKLLAPISGRDVLAVGKNYMEHAKEFNASGYDSSDKVDRPSHPVIFTKRATSIIAQGEDIFLHPEFSKSVDYEGEIGVIVGKAGFRIPKERAMDYVWGYTIINDMTARERQRDHKQFYIGKSADTFCPMGPAAVPKESLPSVLRVQTHVNGELRQDATTDDLIFDIPTLINTLSEGQTLVPGDVIATGTPAGVGIGRNPPVFLREGDEIAVTIPGIGTLRNKVTAYNATTEHLASQSVFSLSNATRSVGATAGLTDINGKLLHYKHLGSGDHDIVFVHGLGGTAEYFSPLIAEMGLQDVASLHLFDFEGHGLSPTHPLSVLTVDSLATDLAGVFSHAGITKSNPGTLVAQAMGCIVALKFALDNPGLVKKLVLFGPPPFPLSEAARRVLEERGGLIRTSGMGAVVDKIVLSSTSEHTKKTNPLAISAIRLSLLGQEPEAFAKACSAFARDEAPLPVENLAVQTMIVTGSEDKVSSPDEYARRIKGAKVAVLPNIAQWHVFADVKRVSDSLKSFL; the protein is encoded by the exons ATGAGTTCGCCTCAGCGACTATCAAACTATGCCGCCTTTACACGCCCTGAGACCGGTATCAGCCAGATCGGTCACTTAGATGTAGAGAAAGGCACTATCCAGCCTTTAAGCCTCCTCTCTGGCTACTCCATCAAAGACCTCTATCAGGTTATTGAAGCCGGGCCGTTGCAAATAACCGCTTCCGGTCCCGCCCTCCCCCTCTCATCTGTCAAGCTCCTGGCACCAATTTCGGGTCGCGATGTGTTGGCTGTAGGCAAAAACTACATGGAACATGCGAAAGAATTCAACGCCTCGGGGTACGATAGCTCAGACAAGGTTGACCGGCCAAGCCATCCCGTCATCTTCACGAAGCGCGCAACCTCTATTATTGCGCAAGGCGAAGATATCTTCCTCCATCCGGAGTTTTCGAAGAGTGTGGACTATGAAGGAGAGATTGGAGTGATTGTTGGTAAGGCGGGATTCCGGATTCCTAAAGAGAGGGCCATGGATTATGTTTGGGGATACACTATTATCAACGACATGACGGCGcgggagagacaaagagatCATAAGCAATTCTATATTGGAAAATCGGCTGATACATTTTGCCCAATG GGTCCTGCTGCAGTTCCTAAAGAAAGCCTTCCTTCGGTGCTGCGAGTCCAGACCCATGTCAATGGCGAGCTGCGACAAGATGCAACGACTGATGATTTAATTTTTGATATTCCTACATTGATAAACACGCTTTCTGAGGGACAGACATTGGTGCCTGGCGATGTAATTGCTACTGGAACG CCTGCTGGTGTTGGCATTGGACGAAACCCACCTGTTTTTCTTAGAGAGGGAGATGAAATTGCAGTTACTATTCCTGGGATCGGCACACTACGTAACAAAGTCACCGCTTATAACGCAACCACCGAGCATCTCGCTTCACAATCTGTCTTCAGCCTTAGTAACGCAACACGCTCCGTTGGCGCTACCGCTGGATTGACCGATATTAACGGCAAGCTTCTACACTACAAACATCTCGGTTCTGGGGACCACGACATCGTCTTTGTTCACGGCCTAGGTGGTACTGCGGAATATTTTTCTCCCCTTATAGCTGAAATGGGGCTTCAAGACGTGGCATCCCTGCACCTGTTTGACTTTGAAGGCCACGGTCTTAGCCCTACTCACCCGTTGAGCGTCTTGACAGTGGATTCTTTGGCGACTGACCTCGCTGGCGTATTTTCGCACGCGGGCATCACCAAATCAAACCCCGGAACACTTGTTGCACAGGCAATGGGCTGTATCGTTGCCTTGAAATTCGCTCTTGATAATCCCGGCTTGGTGAAGAAGCTTGTGCTTTTCGGTCCGCCGCCTTTTCCACTCTCTGAGGCTGCTAGAAGAGTGTTGGAGGAGCGTGGCGGGCTCATTCGCACATCAGGAATGGGAGCTGTGGTTGACAAGATTGTGCTTAGCAGCACGTCTGAGCATACAAAGAAGACGAATCCCCTTGCCATCTCGGCGATTCGACTGAGCTTGCTTGGACAAGAGCCAGAGGCATTTGCAAAGGCCTGTAGTGCCTTTGCTAGGGATGAAGCACCGCTGCCGGTCGAGAATCTCGCCGTACAGACGATGATTGTGACTGGAAGTGAGGACAAGGTCTCTTCGCCGGATGAGTATGCCAGAAGGATCAAAGGGGCAAAAGTTGCAGTATTGCCGAATATTGCCCAATGGCATGTATTTGCGGATGTGAAGAGAGTCTCGGATAGCTTGAAGTCGTTTCTATAA
- a CDS encoding uncharacterized protein (EggNog:ENOG41) → MAAVLRLGSEAPNFKAETTQGPIDFHEFIGDNWVVFFSHPEDFTPVCTTELGAFAKLQPEFTKRGVKLIGLSANTVDSHHDWIADIKEVTGGHVTFPIIGDKSRQVSLLYDMIDHQDATNVDEKGIAFTIRSVFFIDPKKKIRTILSYPASTGRNAAEVLRIVDSLQTGDKYRVTTPIDWQPGQDVIVAPVIKDEEAKKLFPNYKTIKPYLRMTSLPEVS, encoded by the exons ATGGCTGCTGTCCTCCGTCTGGGCTCTGAGGCCCCCAACTTCAAGGCCGAGACCACCCAGGGTCCCATTGACTTCCACGAGTTCATTGGCGACAACTGGgttgtcttcttctctcaccCCGAGGATTTCACTCCCGTCTGCACCACCGAGCTGGGCGCCTTCGCCAAGCTGCAGCCCGAGTTCACCAAGCGCGGCGTCAAGCTGATCGGCCTCTCTGCCAACACCGTCGACTCTCACCACGACTGGATCGCCGACATCAAGGAGGTCACCGGCGGCCACGTCACTTTCCCCATTATTGGTGACAAGTCTCGCCAGGTTTCCCTGCTCTACGACAT GATCGACCACCAGGACGCCACCAACGTCGACGAGAAGGGCATTGCCTTCACCATCCgctccgtcttcttcatcgaccccaagaagaagatccgCACCATCCTCTCTTACCCTGCCTCCACTGGCCGCAACGCCGCCGAGGTCCTCCGCATCGTTGACTCCCTCCAGACCGGTGACAAGTACCGCGTCACCACCCCTATTGACTGGCAGCCCGGTCAGGACGTCATCGTCGCCCCCGTCATCAAAGAcgaggaggccaagaagctgtTCCCCAACTACAAGACCATCAAGCCTTACCTCCGCATGACTTCCCTCCCTGAGGTCTCATAA
- a CDS encoding uncharacterized protein (EggNog:ENOG41), whose amino-acid sequence MSKTITVFGATGNQGGSVVHAILADPVLSKEFKVRGVTRDVNKPNAKRLASMGVELVTADMSSAQSVAPAVQGAHTVFLVTNFWESMSADIEISQGKAVVDASKAAGVQHLIFSSLINATEASSGRLPNILHFDGKAAIEEYIRHSGLPCTFVLPGMFMSGFETMIQKNPESEPAGYTLALPVDPHKAITPLFDAAGDTGKFVKAAIKNFPSQSGKRILAAADYYTIDRLISEFSQVIGKPAHAVRISDDKFKSFLSPAAAQELLENMKLLEDPGYYAGESLDDSLALLEEKPTTWKEFVEKNKHKWA is encoded by the exons ATGTCCAAGACCATCACCGTTTTCGGCGCCACAGGCAACCAAGGAGGCTCTGTCGTCCACGCCATCCTCGCAGATCCGGTGCTCTCAAAAGAATTCAAAGTCCGCGGCGTCACTCGCGATGTCAATAAGCCAAATGCCAAAAGGCTCGCGTCCATGGGCGTCGAGCTCGTAACA GCCGACATGTCGTCCGCTCAATCAGTCGCTCCCGCCGTTCAAGGCGCTCATACCGTCTTTCTTGTGACAAATTTCTGGGAGAGCATGTCGGCCGACATTGAGATCTCCCAGGGCAAAGCCGTCGTCGACGCCTCAAAGGCTGCGGGCGTGCAGCACCTCATCTTCTCGTCTCTCATAAACGCCACCGAAGCCAGCAGTGGGCGTCTACCAAACATTTTGCATTTTGATGGCAAAGCAGCGATTGAAGAGTACATCCGCCACAGCGGCCTTCCCTGCACTTTTGTCCTGCCGGGCATGTTCATGAGCGGCTTCGAGACGATGATCCAGAAGAATCCAGAGTCCGAACCGGCAGGTTACACGCTGGCCCTGCCAGTCGATCCGCATAAGGCTATAACGCCACTTTTTGACGCCGCTGGAGACACGG GGAAATTTGTAAAGGcagctataaaaaactttCCTTCTCAATCAGGAAAGCGTATCCTGGCTGCGGCGGACTATTACACGATCGACCGGCTCATTTCTGAGTTTTCTCAAGTGATCGGCAAACCCGCCCATGCTGTACGGATTTCAGATGACAAGTTTAAATCGTTTCTATCACCGGCTGCGGCACAAGAGCTCTTGGAGAAcatgaagctgctggaagaCCCTGGCTACTATGCCGGTGAATCTCTGGACGACAGTTTGGCCCTGCTGGAAGAGAAGCCGACAACTTGGAAAGAGTTTGTGGAAAAGAATAAACACAAATGGGCGTAA
- a CDS encoding uncharacterized protein (EggNog:ENOG41) has protein sequence MSSAQSVAPAVQGAHTVFLVTNFWESMSADIEISQGKAVVDASKAAGVQHLIFSSLINATEASSGRLPNILHFDGKAAIEEYIRHSGLPCTFVLPGMFMSGFETMIQKNPESEPAGYTLALPVDPHKAITPLFDAAGDTGKFVKAAIKNFPSQSGKRILAAADYYTIDRLISEFSQVIGKPAHAVRISDDKFKSFLSPAAAQELLENMKLLEDPGYYAGESLDDSLALLEEKPTTWKEFVEKNKHKWA, from the exons ATGTCGTCCGCTCAATCAGTCGCTCCCGCCGTTCAAGGCGCTCATACCGTCTTTCTTGTGACAAATTTCTGGGAGAGCATGTCGGCCGACATTGAGATCTCCCAGGGCAAAGCCGTCGTCGACGCCTCAAAGGCTGCGGGCGTGCAGCACCTCATCTTCTCGTCTCTCATAAACGCCACCGAAGCCAGCAGTGGGCGTCTACCAAACATTTTGCATTTTGATGGCAAAGCAGCGATTGAAGAGTACATCCGCCACAGCGGCCTTCCCTGCACTTTTGTCCTGCCGGGCATGTTCATGAGCGGCTTCGAGACGATGATCCAGAAGAATCCAGAGTCCGAACCGGCAGGTTACACGCTGGCCCTGCCAGTCGATCCGCATAAGGCTATAACGCCACTTTTTGACGCCGCTGGAGACACGG GGAAATTTGTAAAGGcagctataaaaaactttCCTTCTCAATCAGGAAAGCGTATCCTGGCTGCGGCGGACTATTACACGATCGACCGGCTCATTTCTGAGTTTTCTCAAGTGATCGGCAAACCCGCCCATGCTGTACGGATTTCAGATGACAAGTTTAAATCGTTTCTATCACCGGCTGCGGCACAAGAGCTCTTGGAGAAcatgaagctgctggaagaCCCTGGCTACTATGCCGGTGAATCTCTGGACGACAGTTTGGCCCTGCTGGAAGAGAAGCCGACAACTTGGAAAGAGTTTGTGGAAAAGAATAAACACAAATGGGCGTAA
- a CDS encoding uncharacterized protein (EggNog:ENOG41~TransMembrane:1 (o36-58i)): protein MPRQSFSSGDEDKLLGSESDNLPLQSRAKGRDNLRLIHFFLVALLSSSVSIVASLIVWRAVQPKLGLREDIRLLPGLDIPPLGPIQKAFMPERVYDDPRTEKGHEAWMNLFPKGKGYVSINNIEAAGPVPDYIRDTSTDGTGRFSIATFHQLHCLYLLQVELFDALSSNITEPHSHALHCLDYLRESILCTSDSTLEPFKPAFDLATPRKGVDGYGTPHQCRDFGKLRSWAERFRYNDDQEFETYGG, encoded by the exons ATGCCTCGACAAAGCTTCAGCTCTGGAGATGAGGATAAGCTTTTGGGTTCCGAGAGCGACAACCTTCCTTTACAGAGTAGGGCAAAGGGAAGAGACAATCTTAGGTTGATACATTTTTTCCTTGTTGCACTACTCAGTTCCAGTGTCTCCATCGTTGCGAGTCTCATCGTATGGAGAGCCGTGCAGCCTAAACTGGGACTCAGGGAGGATATACGATTGCTCCCCGGGTTGGATATTCCGCCTC TTGGTCCAATCCAAAAGGCATTTATGCCTGAGAGAGTGTATGATGATCCACGAACAGAAAAAGGGCACGAAGCCTGGATGAACCTGTTCCCAA AGGGGAAGGGATATGTTTCGATAAACAACATAGAAGCTGCAGGTCCAGTGCCTGACTATATCAGAGACACCAGCACGGATGGCACCGGGCGGTTTTCTATAGCAACTTTCCATCAACTGCACTGCCTC TATCTTCTTCAAGTAGAACTCTTCGACGCCCTGTCATCCAACATTACCGAACCGCACTCTCATGCGCTCCACTGTCTAGACTATCTCAGAGAGAGTATCTTGTGTACTTCCGACTCAACATTAGAACCATTTAAACCGGCATTTGATCTTGCCACGCCTCGAAAAGGCGTTGACGGATATGGGACTCCACATCAATGCCGAGATTTTGGCAAACTCCGCAGCTGGGCTGAGCGATTTCGATATAACGACGATCAAGAGTTTGAAACCTATGGTGGGTAA
- a CDS encoding uncharacterized protein (EggNog:ENOG41): protein MEEQNSTAVEATQSHAVSQQSSYFSESNEPAADLVGQELVDEDYLEGRLEIDEKRKRFDETSCTVEEKELSDLFKKGLLDDGSTGPLKGDFTLHDLPQLTGDEACSVQWTTSKRKPKEKASRSAQKNTQQTRGLTDDELASVLQACPDLESFITKST from the coding sequence ATGGAGGAGCAAAATAGCACCGCAGTTGAAGCGACGCAGTCACACGCTGTGTCACAGCAAAGCTCGTATTTCTCAGAGAGTAATGAACCTGCTGCTGACTTAGTAGGACAAGAGCTAGTAGATGAAGACTACCTTGAAGGCCGATTAGAGATCgacgagaaaagaaagagatttgATGAGACATCTTGCACAgtcgaagaaaaagagctgtCCGATCTGTTCAAGAAGGGATTGCTTGATGATGGAAGCACCGGCCCCTTGAAGGGAGATTTTACATTGCACGATCTTCCCCAGCTCACCGGTGACGAAGCATGTAGCGTTCAGTGGACAACTTCAAAGCGAAAGCCAAAGGAGAAGGCGTCGAGAAGCGCCCAAAAGAACACCCAGCAGACGAGAGGCTTAACGGATGATGAACTGGCCAGCGTTCTACAGGCTTGTCCAGACTTGGAGAGCTTCATCACCAAGTCGACTTAA
- a CDS encoding uncharacterized protein (EggNog:ENOG41) yields the protein MAPIRTAIIGLSGSATTSWASSAHLPYLLSARGRERYQIVALCNSSVEAAKRAIEVFKLPPETKAYGDPQAVADDKDIDLVVVSTRVDVHYSTALPSVKAGKDVYVEWPLAHNAPLAKELAEAAKASGSRTLVGNQGREAPPIVKLRELLQQGKIGKVLSSEIRANGGSVDREALMPGLKYFTDLAIGGNIVTIGVGHLFDQVQHVLGDLQDLKSRLQLQRPNVLLRNPSTKEIVETVKSNVPDLVIIDGTLPASQIAAERASVLFRFRRGQPFLGEPPLSWTINGEKGEIRLQAFGGSSLHANSYDAPVTIEVHDFATDQVQKIEWGWQSWQEELPVVGRSVGLLYERFADGVVEGQPTFNTALVRHEQLEKVLAGWEEN from the exons ATGGCACCTATCCGcaccgccatcatcggcctCTCAGGGTCCGCAACCACATCCTGGGCGAGCTCTGCTCACCTGCCCtatcttctctctgcccGCGGCCGGGAAAGGTACCAAATCGTAGCACTCTGCAACAGCAGCGTCGAAGCAGCAAAGCGCGCCATTGAAGTATTCAAGCTGCCTCCAGAGACAAAGGCTTACGGCGACCCTCAGGCTGTCGCTGACGACAAGGACATTGATTTGGTCGTTGTAAGCACCCGCGTTGATGTACACTACTCCACTGCTCTGCCCAGTGTCAAGGCTGGAAAGGATGTGTATGTGGAATGGCCGCTGGCTCACAACGCGCCTCTTGCAAAAGAACTGGCGGAGGCAGCGAAAGCCAGCGGTAGTCGGACTCTGGTTGGCAATCAGGGGCGAGAAGCGCCTCCTATTGTCAAGCTCCGTGAGCTGCTTCAACAAGGAAAGATTGGAAAGGTTCTTAGCAGTGAGATCAGGGCTAATGGCGGATCCGTTGATCGGGAGGCCTTGATGCCCGGGCTAAAGTACTTCACTGATCTAGCTATTGGTGGCAATATCGTGACAATTGGCGTCGGACATT TGTTTGACCAAGTTCAACACGTCCTTGGAGACCTCCAAGATCTCAAGTCACGTCTCCAGCTTCAGCGCCCCAATGTTCTCCTTCGCAACCCTTCAACCAAGGAAATTGTCGAGACAGTCAAGTCAAACGTCCCTgacctcgtcatcatcgatGGCACCCTCCCCGCATCGCAAATCGCCGCTGAAAGAGCCAGCGTGCTCTTCCGATTCCGTCGAGGGCAGCCCTTCCTCGGTGAGCCCCCTCTTTCGTGGACAATCAACGGCGAGAAGGGTGAAATTCGACTTCAAGCATTTGGCGGATCTTCTCTGCACGCCAATTCATACGACGCCCCTGTAACCATCGAGGTTCATGACTTTGCCACAGACCAGGTTCAGAAAATTGAATGGGGCTGGCAGAGCTGGCAAGAAGAGCTTCCAGTAGTAGGAAGAAGCGTCGGTCTTCTCTATGAAAGGTTTGCGGACGGTGTGGTGGAAGGACAGCCGACATTCAATACGGCTTTGGTTCGCCATGAGCAGCTAGAAAAAGTTCTCGCTGGCTGGGAGGAAAACTAA